Proteins from one Corticium candelabrum chromosome 4, ooCorCand1.1, whole genome shotgun sequence genomic window:
- the LOC134178031 gene encoding uncharacterized protein LOC134178031, protein MSQRCEVCPPLSCPYLTNAPGKTVYVNFEILRDAFSFDIDLYSSPDGDDSNIALHISVRSPQNAVFFNSRIDGVWGKREKADTFPFKTHSKCSLTITTEEGSYDIAVNGTPLYTYRYPPVLPPKSVERFAISKASVEKELTETVQFSEASDEEQLTVQFSEVLDEEQLTVQFSQASTDKQLRETVEVSQISVTGSWTLSSLNGEKVILRSRASTVADKYLMVRSDQTTVVTTASTSRDKARFTITGEENPYSLRNVKFDDKFLTIRENRLYADNDSDYDKFQVTETSDGYYIFESNETSGSYIGVNQTGTIVQPDNVVGEECDFYNVFGQTDHNDTMARRCTCTIV, encoded by the exons ATGAGTCAGAGGTGTGAG GTTTGTCCGCCTTTGTCTTGCCCTTATCTCACCAACGCTCCAGGAAAAACCGTTTACGTCAACTTTGAAATACTACGTGATGCTTTCTCATTTGATATTGATCTGTATTCGTCTCCAGACGGAGACGACAGCAATATCGCCCTTCACATCAGCGTTCGATCGCCTCAAAATGCCGTCTTTTTCAACTCCAGGATCGACGGCGTGTGGGGTAAACGCGAGAAGGCAGACACATTCCCGTTCAAGACACACAGTAAATGCTCGCTTACCATTACAACTGAGGAAGGAAGTTACGACATTGCAGTGAACGGGACACCTCTATATACTTATCGTTACCCACCAGTACTGCCGCCAAAATCTGTGGAGCGCTTTGCCATCAGTAAGGCATCAGTTGAAAAGGAATTAACAGAGACAGTTCAGTTTTCGGAAGCATCAGATGAAGAGCAATTGACAGTTCAGTTTTCGGAAGTATTAGATGAAGAGCAATTGACAGTTCAGTTTTCTCAAGCATCAACGGATAAGCAATTAAGAGAGACAGTTGAGGTTTCTCAAATTTCAGTGACA GGCTCGTGGACTCTTTCCTCACTAAATGGTGAGAAAGTGATATTAAGAAGTAGAGCCTCAACTGTTGCCGATAAATATTTAATGGTAAGGAGTGATCAAACAACGGTTGTCACTACTGCAAGCACATCACGTGATAAAG CTCGATTTACGATCACTGGTGAAGAAAATCCGTACAGTTTAAGAAACGTTAAATTCGACGACAAATTCTTGACAATCAGAGAAAATCGACTCTACGCC GATAATGACAGCGACTATGATAAGTTCCAGGTCACAGAGACGAGTGATGGATACTACATTTTCGAGTCTAACGAAACTTCGGGGAGCTACATTGGTGTCAACCAAACAGGAACTATTGTACAACCAGATAACGTAGTCGGTGAAGAATGCGATTTCTACAACGTTTTTGGTCAGACAGATCATAACGATACAATGGCACGTCGTTGCACTTGCACAATCGTGTAG
- the LOC134178030 gene encoding uncharacterized protein LOC134178030 produces the protein MLKLPYNYTQSQMASARAWIALTFCKNKKMPQKHLVTTTDDSDYTCANDNDVQIVEERTSALKDTDTYSQSHEIHTAIQTDSKEEEESQSEKKLYTIHCTTKEMETTLKKLESTGVIQTLLDVCPTQQPPNISRRVTIEESTRQWRHFTIGAKFPWPIIKKAINYFKKRYFSNPSSARYMDPKDIDNFSEFMGESGDWIYCVKSRHAVFHVLAYHHLGTWATDDIAAKLKLSHP, from the exons ATGCTAAAATTACCGTACAACTACACCCAA TCACAGATGGCATCAGCCAGAGCATGGATTGCCTTGACATTTTGCAAGAACAAGAAAAT GCCACAGAAACATCTAGTCACTACAACTGATGACAGTGATTATACCTGTGCTAATGACA ATGATGTACAAATAGTTGAGGAACGTACAAGTGCTCTCAAAGATACTGATACCTACAGCCAAAG TCATGAAATACATACTGCCATACAAACTGACAGTAAGGAGGAAGAAGAGTCACAGTCAGAAAAGAAATTATATA CTATTCATTGCACCACAAAGGAAATGGAGACAACACTGAAAAAATTGGAGTCAACAGGTGTCATCCAGACATTGTTGGACGTGTGCCCCACCCAACAACCACCCAACATTTCTCGAAGAGTGACCATCGAGGAGAGCACAAGGCAGTGGCGGCACTTCACTATTGGAGCAAAGTTTCCATGGCCTATTATTAAGAAagcaataaattattttaaaaaacGGTACTTTTCAAACCCCAGTAGTGCAAGGTACATGGACCCAAAAGACATTGACAATTTTAGTGAATTTATGGGGGAATCAGGAGACTGGATTTATTGTGTCAAATCAAGACATGCTGTCTTCCATGTCTTGGCCTACCATCATCTAGGCACTTGGGCGACAGATGACATTGCAGCCAAGTTGAAACTGAGTCATCCCTAA